The Nocardioides sp. S5 genome includes a window with the following:
- a CDS encoding YebC/PmpR family DNA-binding transcriptional regulator: MSGHSKWATTKHKKAAIDAKRGKLFAKLIKNIEVAAKQGGGDPAGNPTLYDAIQKAKKSSVPNKNIDSALKRGSGAESGGVDYKTISYEVYGPQGVAILVECLTDNTNRAAMEVRTAVTRNGGTMADPGSVSRLFTRKGVVVVPKSQDHDGTVREVTEDDVLEATLDAGAEEVNDLDEAFQVQSEATDVVAVRTALQDAGIDYDSADVEFVASLEIPVDADGAAKVLHLVDALEDLDDVQDVFTNVDIPADVMAELEAADA, from the coding sequence ATGTCAGGCCACTCCAAGTGGGCAACGACCAAGCACAAGAAGGCCGCGATCGACGCCAAGCGCGGCAAGCTCTTCGCCAAGCTCATCAAGAACATCGAGGTGGCGGCCAAGCAGGGCGGCGGCGACCCCGCGGGCAACCCGACCCTCTACGACGCCATCCAGAAGGCCAAGAAGAGCTCGGTCCCCAACAAGAACATCGACTCCGCCCTCAAGCGCGGCTCAGGCGCGGAGTCCGGTGGTGTCGACTACAAGACGATCTCCTACGAGGTCTACGGCCCCCAGGGCGTCGCCATCCTCGTCGAGTGCCTCACCGACAACACCAACCGCGCCGCGATGGAGGTCCGCACCGCCGTCACCCGCAACGGCGGCACGATGGCCGACCCCGGCTCGGTGTCGCGCCTGTTCACCCGCAAGGGCGTCGTGGTCGTGCCGAAGTCGCAGGACCACGACGGCACGGTCCGTGAGGTCACCGAGGACGACGTCCTCGAGGCCACGCTCGACGCGGGTGCCGAGGAGGTCAACGACCTCGACGAGGCCTTCCAGGTGCAGAGCGAGGCCACCGACGTGGTCGCCGTGCGCACCGCGCTCCAGGACGCCGGCATCGACTACGACTCCGCCGACGTGGAGTTCGTCGCCAGCCTCGAGATCCCCGTCGACGCCGACGGCGCCGCCAAGGTGCTCCACCTCGTCGACGCGCTCGAGGACCTCGACGACGTCCAGGACGTCTTCACCAACGTCGACATCCCCGCCGACGTGATGGCCGAGCTCGAGGCCGCCGACGCCTGA
- a CDS encoding GNAT family N-acetyltransferase, whose protein sequence is MTSIRPAVAADMAAVADLWHGGWHDGHAGHVPEGLTAARTLPAFHERTPTRVADTTVAVSEDGALLGFVMVVGDEVEQVFVAAAARGTGLADVLLAEAERQVATSGHELAWLAVVAGNAWARRFYERCGWRDQGDLPYEVTAGGETFVSPCRRYVKAV, encoded by the coding sequence GTGACCTCGATCCGACCGGCCGTCGCCGCCGACATGGCCGCGGTCGCCGACCTGTGGCACGGGGGCTGGCACGACGGCCACGCCGGGCACGTGCCCGAGGGGCTCACCGCCGCCCGCACGCTGCCGGCCTTCCACGAGCGCACGCCCACCCGCGTCGCCGACACCACGGTGGCGGTCTCCGAGGACGGTGCGCTGCTCGGCTTCGTGATGGTGGTCGGCGACGAGGTGGAGCAGGTCTTCGTCGCGGCCGCTGCCCGCGGGACCGGGCTGGCCGACGTGCTGCTCGCCGAGGCGGAGCGCCAGGTGGCGACGAGTGGCCACGAGCTTGCGTGGCTGGCGGTGGTCGCGGGCAACGCGTGGGCGCGCCGCTTCTACGAGAGGTGCGGCTGGCGCGACCAGGGCGACCTGCCCTACGAGGTGACGGCCGGCGGGGAGACCTTCGTGTCGCCGTGCCGGAGGTACGTCAAGGCGGTGTGA
- a CDS encoding phosphotransferase has product MVTAVASQWSDEDGGGSFHAIAGVFALGRPIAVRPVTGGLSNEMWKLDTDTGAFAVKVMRAHAEEPGFRDNIERAHLVEAAAFRSGVPCPEPMLAAGGDCLAVVAGDLVRVHRWVEGRPVQPYAWLEEVGELTARIHNVSDSFDDVLDDEPWDGTRWAGLADHPDLPSALAHGLSRAAPRLAALEAATAAPGVTTLHASSHGDLDPKNTLSVGETLMALDWDAAGPRPVIREAASVALDWSNGPRGFQRVIAAYGRTAGVFPHAEPWVLGGWVAAWGGWLAHNATTRADDPLGRGETKRACDRLLRLHTDLDAYVDALRFV; this is encoded by the coding sequence ATGGTCACGGCAGTCGCGAGTCAGTGGTCCGACGAGGACGGTGGGGGTTCCTTCCACGCGATCGCCGGGGTCTTCGCGCTGGGCCGCCCCATTGCCGTGCGTCCCGTGACCGGAGGCCTGTCGAACGAGATGTGGAAGCTCGACACAGACACGGGAGCGTTCGCCGTCAAGGTCATGCGGGCCCACGCTGAGGAGCCCGGGTTCCGCGACAACATCGAGAGGGCTCACCTCGTCGAGGCCGCGGCGTTCCGGAGCGGCGTTCCGTGCCCGGAGCCGATGCTCGCTGCTGGAGGCGACTGCCTAGCCGTTGTGGCTGGCGACCTCGTCAGGGTTCACCGGTGGGTGGAGGGACGACCGGTGCAGCCGTACGCCTGGCTCGAGGAGGTCGGTGAGCTCACTGCTCGGATTCACAACGTGTCCGACTCCTTCGACGACGTCCTTGACGACGAGCCCTGGGACGGCACTCGATGGGCCGGGCTCGCCGACCACCCCGACCTGCCGTCCGCGCTGGCACACGGACTGAGCCGGGCAGCACCGCGCCTCGCCGCCCTCGAGGCCGCGACGGCAGCGCCAGGTGTGACGACCCTCCACGCGAGCTCGCACGGCGACCTCGACCCGAAGAACACTCTGAGCGTCGGCGAGACCCTGATGGCGCTCGACTGGGACGCTGCGGGGCCACGACCTGTCATCCGGGAAGCGGCATCGGTGGCTCTCGACTGGAGCAACGGTCCGCGCGGGTTCCAGCGGGTCATCGCGGCGTACGGCCGTACCGCCGGAGTGTTCCCGCACGCCGAACCCTGGGTGCTCGGCGGCTGGGTCGCGGCGTGGGGAGGATGGCTCGCCCACAACGCCACCACGCGAGCCGATGACCCGCTGGGGCGCGGGGAGACGAAGCGGGCGTGTGATCGACTGCTGCGCCTGCACACCGATCTGGACGCCTACGTCGACGCGCTGCGGTTCGTCTGA
- the pgsA gene encoding phosphatidylinositol phosphate synthase, whose amino-acid sequence MLDRFKQFWQGVMLAPFVNLFIRLGVSPDVVTLVGTLGVSFGALFFFPRGMVWEGVLFITAFVFSDLIDGAMARKTGRKDDFGAFLDSTLDRVADGALFGGLALYFAWQAESRLYLVLCLVILLMGAVTSYARAKADHLGYDAKVGIAERPDRLVGMLVPAFFADVLDLPILLEVALWALAVAATVTVVQRIWVVRRQALERAAAQA is encoded by the coding sequence GTGCTCGACAGGTTCAAGCAGTTCTGGCAGGGCGTCATGCTCGCGCCCTTCGTCAACCTCTTCATCCGCCTCGGCGTCAGCCCCGACGTGGTGACGCTGGTCGGCACCCTCGGCGTGAGCTTCGGGGCGCTGTTCTTCTTCCCCCGCGGAATGGTGTGGGAGGGCGTCCTCTTCATCACTGCCTTCGTCTTCAGCGACCTCATCGACGGCGCGATGGCCCGCAAGACCGGCCGCAAGGACGACTTCGGCGCCTTCCTCGACTCGACCCTCGACCGCGTCGCCGACGGCGCGCTCTTCGGTGGGCTCGCGCTCTACTTCGCCTGGCAGGCCGAGAGCCGGCTCTACCTCGTGCTGTGCCTGGTCATCCTGCTGATGGGGGCCGTGACGTCGTACGCCCGTGCCAAGGCCGACCACCTCGGCTACGACGCCAAGGTCGGCATCGCCGAGCGCCCCGACCGCCTCGTCGGCATGCTCGTCCCCGCCTTCTTCGCCGACGTGCTCGACCTGCCGATCCTGCTCGAGGTGGCGCTCTGGGCGCTCGCCGTCGCCGCGACCGTGACCGTCGTCCAGCGCATCTGGGTCGTACGCCGCCAGGCCCTCGAGCGGGCGGCCGCGCAGGCCTGA
- a CDS encoding inositol monophosphatase, whose protein sequence is MDHAHLAADAALAADLVREAALLAARIRAEGLDVSQKTSGSDIVTQADTAAERLIVQQLTAERPDDAIVGEEGTSRPGTSGRTWVIDPVDGTYNFSRGSDWWCSAIALHDEADVLLGAVHHASTLRTWVGGPDLPTTLDGAPLAPLPATPREARCATTYLHPPFYGSEVGEAFTRALGEVGTLRMLGSGTMDVMAIASGQWDVLFQHSVADWDRLPGAAIMRGAGGESVVVRAAGVDWTVTGAPAAVADVRAALLGR, encoded by the coding sequence ATGGATCACGCGCACCTCGCCGCCGATGCCGCGCTCGCAGCCGACCTCGTCCGCGAGGCGGCCCTGCTGGCCGCCCGGATCCGCGCCGAGGGCCTCGACGTCTCGCAGAAGACCAGCGGCTCCGACATCGTGACCCAGGCCGACACCGCGGCCGAGCGGCTCATCGTCCAACAGCTCACCGCCGAGCGCCCCGACGACGCGATCGTGGGGGAGGAGGGCACCTCGCGCCCCGGCACGTCGGGGCGCACCTGGGTCATCGACCCCGTCGACGGCACCTACAACTTCTCCCGCGGCAGCGACTGGTGGTGCAGCGCGATCGCGCTGCACGACGAGGCCGACGTGCTGCTCGGCGCCGTGCACCACGCATCCACGCTGCGCACGTGGGTCGGTGGACCCGACCTGCCGACCACCCTCGACGGTGCGCCCCTCGCGCCGCTGCCCGCGACGCCGCGCGAGGCCCGCTGCGCCACCACCTACCTCCACCCGCCGTTCTACGGCAGCGAGGTGGGGGAGGCCTTCACTCGCGCGCTCGGCGAGGTCGGGACGCTGCGGATGCTCGGCTCCGGCACCATGGACGTGATGGCCATCGCGTCGGGCCAGTGGGACGTGCTCTTCCAGCACTCGGTCGCCGACTGGGACCGGCTCCCGGGCGCCGCGATCATGCGCGGCGCGGGCGGCGAGTCCGTCGTCGTACGCGCCGCGGGGGTGGACTGGACCGTCACCGGCGCGCCCGCGGCCGTGGCGGACGTCCGGGCCGCGCTCCTCGGGCGATAG
- the pdxS gene encoding pyridoxal 5'-phosphate synthase lyase subunit PdxS, translating into MAEHTPETPIEHGTSRVKRGMAEMLKGGVIMDVVTAEQAKIAEDAGAVAVMALERVPADIRAQGGVSRMSDPDMIDSIIEAVSIPVMAKARIGHFAEAQVLQSLGVDYIDESEVLTPADYANHIDKWKFTVPFVCGATNLGEALRRITEGAAMIRSKGEAGTGDVSNAVMHMRTIGGELRRLHSMSEDELYVAAKELQAPFELVKEVAAAGKLPVVLFTAGGIATPADAAMMMQLGAEGVFVGSGIFKSGNPAERAEAIVKATTFFDDPDVVAKVSRGLGEAMVGINVDEIPQPHRLAERGW; encoded by the coding sequence ATGGCTGAGCACACCCCCGAGACCCCCATCGAGCACGGCACGAGCCGCGTCAAGCGCGGCATGGCCGAGATGCTCAAGGGCGGCGTCATCATGGACGTCGTCACCGCCGAGCAGGCGAAGATCGCCGAGGACGCCGGCGCCGTCGCCGTGATGGCGCTCGAGCGCGTCCCGGCCGACATCCGCGCCCAGGGCGGCGTGTCGCGCATGAGCGACCCCGACATGATCGACTCGATCATCGAGGCCGTCTCGATCCCGGTGATGGCCAAGGCCCGCATCGGCCACTTCGCCGAGGCGCAGGTCCTGCAGTCCCTGGGTGTCGACTACATCGACGAGTCCGAGGTCCTCACCCCGGCCGACTACGCCAACCACATCGACAAGTGGAAGTTCACCGTGCCCTTCGTGTGCGGCGCGACCAACCTCGGCGAGGCCCTGCGCCGCATCACCGAGGGCGCGGCGATGATCCGCTCCAAGGGCGAGGCCGGCACCGGCGACGTGTCCAACGCCGTCATGCACATGCGCACCATCGGCGGCGAGCTGCGCCGCCTGCACTCCATGTCCGAGGACGAGCTCTACGTCGCGGCCAAGGAGCTCCAGGCCCCGTTCGAGCTGGTCAAGGAGGTCGCGGCGGCGGGCAAGCTCCCGGTCGTGCTCTTCACCGCCGGCGGCATCGCCACCCCGGCCGACGCGGCGATGATGATGCAGCTCGGCGCCGAGGGCGTCTTCGTGGGCTCGGGCATTTTCAAGTCCGGCAACCCCGCCGAGCGCGCCGAGGCCATCGTCAAGGCCACGACCTTCTTCGACGACCCCGACGTGGTCGCCAAGGTCTCGCGCGGCCTGGGTGAGGCCATGGTCGGCATCAACGTCGACGAGATCCCGCAGCCCCACCGCCTCGCCGAGCGCGGCTGGTAG
- a CDS encoding HIT domain-containing protein, with product MSDDALERIWTPHRMAYVRSAVDDEGCPFCAIPAHPDDESLVVARGESTYVVLNLHPYNPGHLMVLPYRHVADLADLTPEESLELMAMTQQSLRAIRAVSQPQSFNVGLNLGRSAGGSLSEHLHQHVVPRWTGDANFITVVGGAKILPQLLADTRRLLADAWDGAQATA from the coding sequence ATGAGTGACGACGCGCTGGAGCGGATCTGGACGCCCCACCGGATGGCCTACGTCCGCTCGGCCGTCGACGACGAGGGCTGCCCGTTCTGCGCGATCCCCGCCCACCCCGACGACGAGTCGCTGGTCGTGGCGCGGGGCGAGTCGACGTACGTCGTGCTCAACCTGCACCCCTACAACCCCGGTCACCTCATGGTCCTGCCCTACCGCCACGTCGCGGACCTCGCCGACCTCACGCCCGAGGAGTCGCTCGAGCTCATGGCGATGACGCAGCAGTCGCTGCGCGCGATCCGCGCGGTGAGCCAGCCGCAGTCCTTCAACGTCGGGCTCAACCTCGGCCGCTCGGCCGGCGGGTCGCTCTCGGAGCACCTGCACCAGCACGTGGTCCCGCGCTGGACCGGCGACGCCAACTTCATCACCGTCGTCGGCGGCGCCAAGATCCTCCCGCAGCTGCTCGCCGACACGCGCCGGCTGCTCGCCGACGCGTGGGACGGGGCTCAGGCTACGGCGTAG
- a CDS encoding serine hydrolase domain-containing protein has protein sequence MGLRRGLAALTIGTAVVAATAYAGPPDRAVTATAAAAAAADGNRVEGWPVRSPASVDLRGSALREGARVARRRDSTCFAVVRNGTLVREDNWTLRRDVPREVFSITKSVTSTLVGIAVRDGDLRLDDRVARYVPQWRGTASATVTVRNLLANDSGRFWSLQSDYADLLAARSRTAYAIGLPQQHAPGTAWAYNNAAIQVLERVLERSTGMGVARYARTRLFEPLGMERTRLITDRADDAAVFYGLQTTCLDLARFGALQLGEGRAYGTRLLDKGYVADAVGRSSTPHNAAYGYLWWLNRSGPLRGATDAVDAQGQPLRQVTGQLAPSVDEDVYAALGFGGQVLLVDPTTRTMVVRLGLPAQAGAEAYGFVDAATVLARAVR, from the coding sequence ATGGGACTTCGTCGCGGCCTCGCTGCCCTCACGATCGGGACTGCCGTCGTGGCCGCCACCGCGTACGCCGGACCGCCGGACCGCGCGGTCACCGCGACCGCGGCCGCGGCAGCCGCGGCGGACGGGAACCGCGTCGAGGGCTGGCCGGTGCGCTCCCCCGCCAGCGTCGACCTCCGCGGCAGTGCGCTGCGTGAGGGCGCGCGGGTGGCGCGGCGCCGTGACTCGACGTGCTTCGCGGTGGTCCGCAACGGCACGCTGGTGCGCGAGGACAACTGGACGCTGCGGCGCGACGTCCCCCGCGAGGTCTTCTCCATCACCAAGTCGGTGACGAGCACCCTGGTCGGCATCGCGGTGCGCGACGGCGACCTGCGCCTCGACGACCGGGTCGCGCGCTACGTCCCGCAGTGGCGCGGCACCGCGTCGGCGACGGTGACCGTGCGCAACCTCCTCGCCAACGACAGCGGGCGCTTCTGGTCGCTGCAGTCGGACTACGCCGACCTGCTCGCGGCGCGCAGCCGGACGGCGTACGCCATCGGGCTGCCGCAGCAGCACGCGCCGGGCACCGCCTGGGCCTACAACAACGCCGCGATCCAGGTGCTGGAGCGGGTGCTGGAGAGGTCCACCGGGATGGGGGTGGCGAGGTACGCCCGGACCCGGCTCTTCGAGCCCCTCGGGATGGAGCGCACCAGGCTCATCACCGACCGGGCCGACGACGCGGCGGTGTTCTACGGACTGCAGACCACGTGCCTCGACCTCGCGCGCTTCGGCGCGCTGCAGCTCGGCGAGGGCCGGGCGTACGGCACCCGGCTGCTCGACAAGGGCTACGTCGCGGACGCCGTCGGTCGCTCCTCGACCCCGCACAACGCGGCCTACGGCTACCTGTGGTGGCTGAACCGCTCCGGCCCCCTGCGCGGGGCCACCGACGCGGTCGACGCTCAGGGCCAGCCGCTGCGCCAGGTCACCGGGCAGCTCGCACCGTCGGTCGACGAGGACGTCTACGCCGCGCTCGGCTTCGGCGGGCAGGTGCTGCTCGTCGACCCGACGACGCGGACGATGGTGGTGCGCCTCGGCCTCCCCGCCCAGGCGGGCGCGGAGGCGTACGGCTTCGTCGATGCCGCGACCGTGCTGGCGCGGGCGGTGCGCTGA
- a CDS encoding HNH endonuclease signature motif containing protein, whose product MFGPTGRLEEGQRLLLLEQLQSWCGDSRTKVTVKPVINLNQEKSAPGYAVPDRIRERVVLRDRTCVFPFCGRPARGCDVDHVIEYDHDAEAEGRPQPGPTETENLGALCRFHHRLKTHTAWRYDMVAPGVFEWTSPHGHRYRRDRTGTTALDPPDPGPPRIPSPRR is encoded by the coding sequence GTGTTCGGGCCGACGGGGCGGCTCGAGGAGGGCCAGCGACTTCTGCTGCTCGAGCAGCTCCAGTCCTGGTGCGGCGACTCGCGCACGAAGGTCACGGTCAAGCCGGTCATCAACCTCAACCAGGAGAAGTCCGCGCCGGGTTACGCGGTCCCGGACCGGATCCGTGAGCGCGTGGTCCTCCGCGACCGGACCTGCGTGTTCCCGTTCTGCGGTCGACCGGCCCGGGGTTGCGACGTCGACCACGTCATCGAGTACGACCACGACGCCGAAGCGGAGGGTCGACCTCAGCCCGGGCCTACGGAGACCGAGAACCTGGGCGCGTTGTGCCGGTTCCACCATCGCCTCAAGACCCACACGGCCTGGCGCTACGACATGGTCGCCCCCGGGGTGTTCGAGTGGACCTCACCGCACGGCCACCGCTACCGACGCGACCGCACCGGCACCACCGCGCTCGATCCGCCCGACCCAGGCCCACCCCGGATCCCGTCACCCCGAAGATGA
- a CDS encoding N(5)-(carboxyethyl)ornithine synthase, whose product MSRLSLGVIGTSAKENEHRLPLHPDHLSRLAPEVAARTTLEHGYAARFGVGDDELAPLVAGFASREEILRDADVVVLPKPQHEDVAMMRPGQVLWGWPHCVQDERMTQLAIDRELTLIAFEAMNHWTSDGHVGLHVFHKNNELAGYCSVLQAMQLIGITGDYGRRLSAVVIGFGATARGAVTALKAHGVADVAVLTTRGVAAVGSPIHSVRIRQFDHDPDTPGVSHVITDRGREPLAAYLAENDIVVNCTLQDTAAPLTYLRTADVAAFRQGSLVVDVSCDEAMGFEWAVPTTFDDPMFTVGDRVHYYAVDHSPSYLWSSATWENSEALLPFVDTVLGGPGEWDADETIRRAIEVRDGRVCNPAILAFQGRGPEHPYAVA is encoded by the coding sequence GTGAGTCGGCTCAGCCTCGGCGTCATCGGCACGTCCGCCAAGGAGAACGAGCACCGCCTCCCGCTCCACCCCGACCACCTCTCGCGCCTCGCGCCCGAGGTGGCGGCACGCACCACGCTCGAGCACGGGTACGCCGCCCGCTTCGGCGTGGGCGACGACGAGCTCGCCCCGCTCGTGGCGGGCTTCGCTTCCCGCGAGGAGATCCTGCGCGACGCCGACGTCGTGGTGCTGCCCAAGCCGCAGCACGAGGACGTCGCGATGATGCGTCCCGGCCAGGTGCTGTGGGGGTGGCCGCACTGCGTGCAGGACGAACGGATGACGCAGCTCGCGATCGACCGCGAGCTGACGCTGATCGCCTTCGAGGCGATGAACCACTGGACGTCCGACGGCCACGTCGGCCTGCACGTCTTCCACAAGAACAACGAGCTCGCCGGCTACTGCTCGGTGCTCCAGGCCATGCAGCTCATCGGGATCACCGGCGACTACGGGCGACGGCTCAGCGCGGTGGTGATCGGGTTCGGCGCCACGGCGCGCGGGGCCGTCACCGCCCTGAAGGCCCACGGCGTCGCCGACGTCGCGGTCCTGACCACGCGCGGGGTCGCGGCCGTCGGATCGCCGATCCACTCGGTGCGGATCCGCCAGTTCGACCACGACCCCGACACCCCGGGCGTCAGCCACGTGATCACCGACCGCGGACGTGAGCCGCTGGCGGCGTACCTCGCGGAGAACGACATCGTCGTGAACTGCACACTGCAGGACACCGCGGCGCCGCTGACCTACCTGCGCACCGCGGACGTCGCGGCCTTCCGCCAGGGCAGCCTGGTCGTGGACGTGTCGTGCGACGAGGCGATGGGCTTCGAGTGGGCGGTGCCGACCACGTTCGACGACCCGATGTTCACCGTCGGCGACCGGGTCCACTACTACGCGGTCGACCACAGCCCGTCGTACCTCTGGAGCTCGGCGACGTGGGAGAACAGCGAGGCGTTGCTGCCGTTCGTCGACACCGTGCTCGGTGGCCCCGGGGAGTGGGACGCCGACGAGACGATCCGCCGGGCCATCGAGGTCCGCGACGGGCGGGTCTGCAACCCCGCGATCCTGGCGTTCCAGGGACGGGGGCCCGAGCACCCCTACGCCGTAGCCTGA
- the pdxT gene encoding pyridoxal 5'-phosphate synthase glutaminase subunit PdxT — translation MPAAQPTIGVLALQGDVREHLAALRSLGADAISVRRPAELAACDGLVLPGGESTTMVKLARIFDLLEPLRDAVRAGLPAFGTCAGMILLADRIEDGAAGQETVGGLHITVRRNAFGRQVDSFEEDLHVDGLADPVRAVFIRAPWVEAVEDDVEVLARVETGPAAGRIVAVRQGPLMATSFHPEVGSDDRVHGMFVDLVRSA, via the coding sequence GTGCCTGCCGCCCAGCCCACCATCGGCGTCCTCGCGCTCCAGGGCGACGTCCGCGAGCACCTCGCGGCGCTGCGCTCGCTGGGTGCCGACGCGATCTCCGTACGCCGTCCCGCCGAGCTCGCGGCCTGCGACGGCCTCGTCCTCCCGGGCGGGGAGTCCACGACGATGGTCAAGCTCGCGAGGATCTTCGACCTCCTCGAGCCCCTGCGCGACGCCGTACGTGCGGGACTGCCCGCCTTCGGCACGTGCGCCGGGATGATCCTGCTCGCCGACCGCATCGAGGACGGCGCGGCCGGCCAGGAGACCGTCGGCGGCCTGCACATCACGGTGCGCCGCAACGCCTTCGGGCGCCAGGTCGACTCCTTCGAGGAGGACCTCCACGTCGACGGGCTCGCCGACCCGGTGCGCGCCGTCTTCATCCGGGCGCCGTGGGTCGAGGCGGTCGAGGACGACGTCGAGGTGCTCGCGCGCGTGGAGACCGGTCCGGCCGCGGGTAGGATCGTTGCCGTCCGGCAAGGCCCCCTGATGGCGACCTCGTTCCATCCCGAGGTCGGCAGCGACGACCGGGTGCACGGCATGTTCGTGGACCTGGTGCGCTCGGCCTGA
- a CDS encoding type IV toxin-antitoxin system AbiEi family antitoxin domain-containing protein, with the protein MGSQHGLIAARQLRAAGLTANDVRSLLRAGSLHRIRHGVYVDSEAWAGLDAYLQRPVMRIRAAAMTLTSTTYAFSHDSSAIVLGMGAPDPRSALVHVSRPKVHGDAVRAGVKHHLAPYAATDTLVVDGLVVLDRARTALDMVREHGRAHGLAACDSALRAGVSRSALLDVLSTMDCWPHSRCMRWCIEHADRLAESYLESLVRDFVLELGIGRPELQFGLTDGHTTAFADICVKRHFFEADGLLKYPLGNPSGKDPDAVLAEEKRRHDFLTGFKLGGSRLTYVDLFAGRRAALARAAREYADTCARFGTNVDDLAPYRVRRR; encoded by the coding sequence ATGGGCTCCCAGCACGGCCTCATCGCCGCGCGCCAGCTGCGTGCGGCCGGCCTCACCGCCAACGACGTCCGCAGCCTCCTTCGTGCCGGAAGCCTCCACCGGATCCGCCACGGGGTGTACGTCGACAGTGAGGCCTGGGCGGGTCTGGATGCGTACCTCCAGCGGCCGGTCATGCGCATCCGCGCGGCCGCCATGACCCTCACGTCGACGACCTATGCGTTCAGCCACGACTCGTCGGCGATCGTGCTCGGGATGGGCGCCCCCGACCCGCGCTCGGCGCTGGTCCACGTCAGTCGGCCCAAGGTGCACGGCGACGCCGTCCGAGCGGGGGTCAAGCACCACCTGGCGCCGTACGCAGCCACGGACACCCTGGTCGTCGACGGCCTGGTCGTGCTCGATCGCGCGCGGACGGCTCTCGACATGGTCCGTGAGCACGGCCGGGCCCACGGGCTCGCGGCCTGCGACTCCGCGCTGCGGGCGGGCGTGTCACGGTCGGCGCTGCTCGACGTGCTGTCGACCATGGACTGCTGGCCGCACAGCCGGTGCATGCGATGGTGCATCGAGCACGCCGACCGCCTGGCCGAGAGCTACCTCGAGTCCTTGGTGCGCGACTTCGTGCTGGAGCTGGGCATCGGCCGCCCCGAGCTCCAGTTCGGTCTGACCGACGGGCACACGACGGCCTTCGCCGACATCTGCGTCAAACGGCACTTCTTCGAGGCCGACGGACTGCTCAAGTACCCGCTCGGCAATCCCAGCGGAAAGGATCCCGATGCCGTCCTGGCGGAGGAGAAGCGTCGGCACGACTTCCTGACCGGCTTCAAGCTGGGCGGCTCGCGGCTGACGTACGTCGATCTGTTCGCCGGGCGTCGAGCGGCGCTCGCGCGAGCGGCTCGCGAGTACGCCGACACGTGCGCGCGCTTCGGCACGAACGTCGACGACCTCGCGCCCTACCGAGTGCGCCGGCGCTGA